The region CCGTGGCGTTGTCGCCGGAGAGCAGGAGTTGTGCGGTGAGCTGGTCGATCCCGCCGGTGCGGGTCATGGTCGCCGCGAGCTGGCCGACCGTCGTTCTGGCCTGGTCGGCTTCCGCGCTGGCGGTGGCTGCTTCCGCGGTGAGGGCCTGGGTTCGCACGGTCGCAGCGTCGAGATCGCCTTGGGCTTGATCCCATGCCTGTGTGGCCTGTGTGGCCGCGTTCTGCGCGGTAGCGAGGTCGGCTTCGAGGGTGCTGATCATGGCGGTCAGCTCCGCGATCTGCTGTCGTTGGGCGGCTTCGTTGTTGCGAGCCGCCTCGACTTCAGCCCATGTGGGGTAGTCCGCGGCCTGTGCGGAACTGGGAGCGAGGATGAGGCCCATAGTCAGCGCGAGTGAGCTGAGGATGGCGGCGTGAGGGCGTGCGCGTGAAGCACTTCGAGACATGGATCTGCTTTCGACGAGAGTGGGCAGCGCGAGATGGCGCGCTCGGATCGGAGGCGGATCGTGTCTAGATACGGAGGCTGATGGGTCCCGGGCCGACCGCGAGGTCGTACCCGTACCATGCGGACCCAGCAGGGGGGTGATGATCTTCACGGCTCATGACGTGAACGGGGCGGAAGCGGATCGCAGCGATCAACAGGAGAAGGACCGATCCCGTCAGGGCGAGGATTCCCGCGCAGGTGGTGGAGGTCCCGTCTTGGTCTTGCCCGTCGTCTGCTTGAAGTGCTGCGGTCGCGACGTGGCCGGTGGCGGGCGCCGCCGCGACGACGGAGGAAGGCTGCTGTTGGAGGGCCTGCTCGGTGGCGGTGCTGTGCAGGATCACGCTGAGGGCTGCAGCGATTCCGACGAGCACGGTCAGGAGGATGAGCGGGACCAGGGGTGTGCGTGTGGTCATCCTGCGCTCACCTCCTCCGTCGCTCGATTGTAAACATGCTGCTGTATCCTCGGGTGGATTGGTGCTGGGGTGGGAGGTTTCTCGTGGGCGCGAAGCGGTCAAGGTGGACGTCGACGCAGTGGGCGTTGCTGGCGTTCGGGTTGAATGCGGCATGCCTCCTGGTGCTGTTCGTGAACCTTCTCACCGGCAATGCGTGGTGGGAGGCCGCGGTCGCGGTCGCGGCGGTGTGTCTGGGTCTGGGTGGAGCTGCGGCGTTCCAGACCCGTCGGCTGCGGATCAAGGAGCGTTACCCTCTCGACTAGCGTCCTTCCGGCGGCGGGCCCGTACTCCGAGGATGATCGCGACGGCGAGAATCGCTGCGATGACGAGCGCGGAGGCGACGAGGAAGATGGGGAACGTGGCGTCGTACGCATCCGAGGCCAGCGGGGTGGCGTCCGGACTGGGCGCGGGCTCGGTCGGTGCCGAAGCCTCGGGCGTGGGTGTGGGAGTCGTCGGGGTCGGCGTCTGGACGGGCGGGGCTGGGGCGGCGTCGACGGTGTAGGTGAACGCGTACTGTCCGGAGATGGGGTGTCCGTCGGAGGAGACGGTCTGCCAGAGCACCTGGTATTGCCCCGGTCCCGAAGGGGCGACGTCCTTCGACAGCTGCGTGTCGGCGATGCGGAGCGTGCCCGCGGACACGTCCGTTCCGGCGGGGTCGAGGACCACGATCGCCATCCCCGTTTCGAAGCCCGCCAGGGGGGATTCGTTGAACGTCAGCTCGACAGAGTTCAACGGCTCGGTCACGGTCGCGTCCGGAGCCGGTGTGGCTGAGGCGAGGGCGTCGTGGGCTGAGGCAGGCGGGGCACTGGAGAGGCCGAGTATGGCCGCCGCGAAGATGCCGGCGAGGAGGAGGGGGATGCGGTGGCGCGGACGGGCGGTCATCGCGGTCCTTTCTGTGACGGGTCGGTGAGCTGACCGAGGCGGGTGAGGTAGTCGTTGTATGCGTCGAGGTCCGGGTCGCCGTGGAGGTC is a window of Cnuibacter physcomitrellae DNA encoding:
- a CDS encoding copper resistance CopC family protein; the protein is MTARPRHRIPLLLAGIFAAAILGLSSAPPASAHDALASATPAPDATVTEPLNSVELTFNESPLAGFETGMAIVVLDPAGTDVSAGTLRIADTQLSKDVAPSGPGQYQVLWQTVSSDGHPISGQYAFTYTVDAAPAPPVQTPTPTTPTPTPEASAPTEPAPSPDATPLASDAYDATFPIFLVASALVIAAILAVAIILGVRARRRKDASREGNAP